In the Streptomyces formicae genome, one interval contains:
- a CDS encoding helix-turn-helix transcriptional regulator, whose translation MDGVPEPHTGWTFLTNHARVLAAIADDHTARIRDIAAHCRLTDRAVQKIIADLEQDGYLSHTKEGRGNAYEIDPSKVLRHPAESGLAVASLLSLLARDEADRANSSGGEDRRHATA comes from the coding sequence ATGGATGGAGTACCCGAGCCACACACCGGATGGACGTTCCTCACCAACCACGCACGCGTACTGGCGGCCATCGCCGACGACCACACCGCCCGCATCCGCGACATCGCCGCGCACTGCCGGCTCACCGACCGCGCTGTTCAGAAGATCATCGCCGACCTGGAACAGGACGGATATCTCTCCCACACCAAGGAGGGGCGCGGCAACGCGTACGAGATCGATCCCAGCAAGGTGCTGCGCCACCCGGCCGAATCCGGCCTGGCCGTGGCCTCCCTGCTCTCCCTGCTCGCCCGCGACGAAGCAGACCGCGCCAACTCCTCCGGGGGCGAGGACCGACGCCACGCGACGGCCTGA
- a CDS encoding ANTAR domain-containing protein, whose product MIVRGDLDLDAAQRLRPDLCVALNHAAEGIDLDLRDVDFCDCSGLNVLLGLRRQAVKAGKTVTIRACSPTMERVLELTGTRGLFMPLDEAEDGDEGGDEGRERGVTVAHPVVHETARPESDQESDQDLHVVVAQLRRAMMTRPTIDLARGILMSSFSLSPEAAWEVLVTASQNTNTKLYVLAEDVVGTVRGGALHESVRKQLEAAVAKVTTVYAGAEASAVPDLAVVAADACPSSDGVL is encoded by the coding sequence ATGATCGTGCGAGGGGATCTCGACCTGGACGCCGCCCAACGGCTCAGGCCCGACCTGTGCGTTGCTCTCAATCACGCCGCCGAAGGCATCGACCTGGACCTGCGGGACGTGGACTTCTGCGACTGCTCCGGTCTCAACGTCCTGCTCGGACTGCGGCGGCAAGCCGTGAAGGCGGGCAAGACGGTCACCATCCGCGCCTGTAGCCCGACGATGGAGCGGGTGCTCGAACTGACCGGGACGCGCGGCCTGTTCATGCCGCTGGACGAAGCCGAGGACGGGGACGAGGGCGGGGACGAGGGCCGTGAGCGGGGAGTGACCGTGGCGCACCCGGTGGTCCACGAGACGGCCCGCCCGGAATCGGATCAGGAATCCGATCAGGATCTGCACGTCGTGGTGGCCCAGTTGCGCAGGGCGATGATGACCCGGCCGACCATCGACCTGGCCCGCGGCATCCTGATGTCCTCCTTCAGCCTGAGCCCGGAGGCGGCCTGGGAGGTCCTGGTCACCGCATCGCAGAACACGAACACCAAGCTGTACGTGCTGGCCGAGGACGTGGTGGGCACCGTGCGGGGCGGTGCCCTGCACGAGTCCGTACGCAAGCAGCTGGAGGCCGCGGTCGCGAAGGTGACCACGGTGTACGCGGGAGCGGAGGCGAGTGCGGTACCCGATCTGGCCGTCGTCGCGGCCGACGCCTGCCCGTCGTCGGACGGCGTGCTCTGA
- the paaK gene encoding phenylacetate--CoA ligase PaaK codes for MTRLPLLLDATERLGPDALAALQLERLQDTLLHAYENVPFYRAAFDKAGLRPDDCRSLADLARFPFTSKDDLRANYPFGMFAVEQSEVRRLHASSGTTGLPTVVGYTEQDLSMWADVVARSIRAAGGRPGDKVHVAYGYGLFTGGLGAHYGAERLGCTVIPASGGMTARQVRLIQDFRPEIIMVTPSYMLTLLEEFERQGVDPRTTSLRVGIFGAEPWTEEMRREIEERFAIDAVDIYGLSEVIGPGVAQECVETKDGLHIWEDHFYPEIIDPITGEALPDGELGELVFTSLTKEAMPVVRYRTRDLTRLLPGTARIFRRMEKVTGRSDDMVILRGVNLFPTQIEEIVLRTAGIAPHFQLRLTREGRMDALTVRAEARADTPPERRDAAAREIAAAVKDGVGVSVGVEIVDPETLERSVGKFKRIVDLRD; via the coding sequence ATGACGCGTTTGCCGCTACTCCTCGACGCGACGGAGCGGCTCGGCCCCGACGCACTCGCGGCCCTGCAGCTCGAACGCCTCCAGGACACCCTGCTGCACGCGTACGAGAACGTCCCGTTCTACCGGGCCGCGTTCGACAAGGCGGGCCTGCGTCCCGACGACTGCCGTTCCCTGGCCGACCTGGCGCGGTTCCCCTTCACCAGCAAGGACGACCTGCGGGCCAACTACCCCTTCGGGATGTTCGCGGTCGAGCAGTCCGAGGTGCGCCGTCTGCACGCCTCCAGCGGTACGACGGGGCTGCCCACGGTCGTCGGGTACACCGAGCAGGATCTGTCCATGTGGGCCGACGTGGTCGCGCGCTCCATCCGCGCCGCGGGCGGCCGCCCCGGTGACAAGGTCCATGTCGCGTACGGATACGGCCTGTTCACCGGCGGTCTCGGCGCGCACTACGGAGCCGAGCGGCTCGGCTGCACGGTGATCCCCGCCTCCGGCGGCATGACCGCGCGCCAGGTCCGGCTGATCCAGGACTTCCGCCCCGAGATCATCATGGTGACCCCTTCGTACATGCTCACGCTCCTGGAGGAGTTCGAGCGACAGGGCGTCGATCCCCGGACGACCTCGCTGCGCGTCGGCATCTTCGGTGCCGAGCCGTGGACGGAGGAGATGCGCCGCGAGATCGAGGAGCGGTTCGCGATCGACGCGGTGGACATCTACGGGCTCTCCGAGGTGATCGGCCCCGGCGTCGCCCAGGAGTGCGTGGAGACCAAGGACGGGCTGCACATCTGGGAGGACCACTTCTACCCCGAGATCATCGACCCGATCACGGGCGAGGCGCTGCCGGACGGCGAACTCGGCGAGCTGGTGTTCACCTCGCTCACCAAGGAGGCCATGCCCGTGGTCCGCTACCGGACACGGGACTTGACGCGTCTGCTCCCCGGTACGGCACGGATCTTCCGCCGGATGGAGAAGGTGACGGGCCGCAGCGACGACATGGTGATCCTGCGGGGCGTCAACCTCTTCCCCACCCAGATCGAGGAGATCGTCCTGCGTACGGCGGGCATCGCCCCGCACTTCCAGTTGCGCCTGACCCGCGAGGGACGCATGGACGCCCTGACGGTGCGGGCCGAGGCGCGCGCGGACACCCCGCCCGAGCGGCGCGACGCGGCCGCCCGGGAGATCGCGGCGGCGGTGAAGGACGGCGTCGGCGTCTCGGTGGGCGTCGAGATCGTCGATCCGGAGACGCTGGAGCGGTCGGTGGGCAAGTTCAAGCGGATCGTGGACCTGCGGGACTGA
- a CDS encoding alpha/beta fold hydrolase, which yields MPTFSAFDGTELAYHEKGEGEPLICLPGGPMRASAYLGDLGGLTAYRKLILLDLRGTGGSALPKDPASYRCDRIVDDVEALREHLGLDRIDLLAHSAGGNVATLYAARHPKRVRALALITAASQAVGLTVTVKDHLDAVAVHQGEPWYPAAVAALKEIEAGGSPANASEALAPLAYGRWDEAARAHQAASASEKNAEAAAAFYGDGAFDPPATRAALAELAAPVLVLAGEYDGGPNPAHAEELAGLFPGGVRQVQPRAGHFPWLDDPEWFVRRVAGFLAQD from the coding sequence ATGCCGACCTTCAGCGCGTTCGACGGAACCGAGCTTGCTTACCACGAGAAGGGGGAGGGCGAGCCCCTGATCTGTCTGCCGGGCGGGCCGATGCGGGCCTCCGCCTACCTCGGCGATCTCGGCGGACTCACCGCGTACCGGAAGCTGATCCTGCTCGATCTGCGCGGCACCGGCGGTTCGGCGCTCCCGAAGGATCCGGCCTCCTACCGCTGCGACCGGATCGTCGACGACGTCGAGGCGCTCCGCGAGCACCTCGGGCTCGACCGGATCGACCTCCTCGCGCACTCGGCGGGCGGCAACGTGGCCACCCTGTACGCGGCCCGCCACCCCAAGCGGGTCCGGGCCCTCGCGCTGATCACGGCCGCCAGCCAGGCGGTCGGCCTCACCGTGACCGTCAAGGACCACCTGGACGCCGTGGCGGTGCACCAGGGCGAGCCCTGGTATCCGGCGGCCGTGGCCGCGCTGAAGGAGATCGAGGCCGGGGGCAGCCCCGCGAACGCGAGCGAGGCGCTGGCGCCGCTGGCGTACGGCCGCTGGGACGAGGCGGCCCGTGCGCACCAGGCGGCCAGCGCGTCGGAGAAGAACGCGGAAGCCGCCGCTGCCTTCTACGGAGACGGCGCCTTCGACCCGCCTGCGACCCGCGCCGCCCTGGCGGAGCTGGCCGCGCCGGTGCTCGTCCTCGCGGGGGAGTACGACGGGGGCCCGAACCCCGCGCACGCCGAGGAGCTCGCCGGGCTCTTCCCCGGCGGCGTGCGTCAAGTGCAGCCGCGCGCCGGGCACTTCCCGTGGCTCGACGACCCCGAGTGGTTCGTGCGGCGGGTGGCGGGCTTCCTCGCCCAGGACTAG
- a CDS encoding chorismate mutase: protein MQLTSTVSRCLTAGALAAALLAGGGAAVAAPARPSGPAPAPVAMASHGPYARLHALADLSAQRLATADLVAAAKYGTDSPIDDPAREKQVLDAVAAQAREIGADPEATVRIFRDQIEANKVVQRGLFRRWDADPSQAPTERPDLAEVRKEINRINGELVRGIAASPDARTAPYCGGVLTAAAVHVRHENRLDALHAAALGRALGSVCASRPQPQV from the coding sequence GTGCAGCTCACCTCGACCGTGTCCCGCTGTCTGACCGCCGGCGCCCTGGCGGCCGCCCTGCTCGCCGGAGGCGGCGCGGCCGTCGCGGCGCCCGCGCGGCCGTCCGGGCCCGCACCCGCGCCCGTCGCCATGGCGTCGCACGGCCCGTACGCCCGCCTGCATGCGCTCGCCGACCTGTCCGCGCAGCGGCTTGCCACCGCCGACCTCGTCGCGGCCGCGAAGTACGGCACGGACAGCCCCATCGACGACCCGGCCCGCGAGAAGCAGGTCCTGGACGCGGTGGCCGCGCAGGCGCGGGAGATCGGCGCCGACCCCGAGGCGACCGTGCGGATCTTCCGCGACCAGATCGAGGCGAACAAGGTCGTCCAGCGGGGCCTCTTCCGGCGCTGGGACGCCGATCCGTCCCAAGCGCCGACCGAGCGGCCCGACCTCGCGGAGGTCCGCAAGGAGATCAACCGGATCAACGGCGAGCTGGTACGGGGCATCGCCGCGTCGCCGGACGCGCGGACGGCGCCGTATTGCGGGGGAGTGCTCACCGCCGCGGCGGTCCACGTCAGGCACGAGAACCGGCTCGACGCCCTGCACGCGGCGGCGCTCGGGCGGGCGCTGGGGTCGGTCTGCGCGTCCCGGCCCCAGCCTCAGGTATAG